In one window of Rhizobium sp. ACO-34A DNA:
- a CDS encoding pilus assembly protein PilZ, with translation MLGATHLASVRSEMYERKFERFYVRRPARIMAVSPGLSGITMRSCEVVDISQGGAALEITTTIGLSAHYYLQVLGLADRIGCAEVYRSGSRVGVKFIAIIPEPLLHTIVRADFMMGEKIEKPKRR, from the coding sequence ATGCTGGGTGCTACGCATCTGGCGTCGGTCAGGTCGGAAATGTACGAGCGCAAGTTTGAGCGCTTCTATGTGCGCCGCCCGGCCCGCATCATGGCCGTCAGCCCGGGCCTCAGCGGAATCACCATGCGGAGCTGTGAGGTCGTCGACATCTCGCAGGGCGGTGCAGCCCTCGAGATCACCACCACGATCGGCCTTTCGGCCCATTATTACCTGCAGGTCCTCGGCCTTGCCGACCGCATCGGCTGTGCGGAAGTCTATCGCAGCGGCAGCCGGGTCGGCGTGAAGTTCATTGCGATCATTCCCGAACCCCTGCTGCACACCATCGTCCGTGCCGACTTCATGATGGGCGAAAAGATCGAAAAGCCGAAGCGCCGCTGA
- a CDS encoding pyridine nucleotide-disulfide oxidoreductase, translating to MTGRLVIIGAGQAGFALAAKLRALKDTRPITILGAEDVLPYQRPPLSKKYLLGEMSFDRLLYRPEAWYGENDVEVRLSTPVEEIDRANKTVRLFDGSTLAYETLAIATGSTPRRLPASIGGDLDGVYTVRDKADADRLAEEMKPGRRLLIIGGGYIGLEAAAVARHLGLEVTLIEMADRILARVAAAATADAMRAIHQARDVVIREKTGLVRLIGREGRVTGAELSDGSVIDADIVIAGIGVTPNDRLATDAGIATANGILVDAFARTSDPSVFAMGDCAVFDWKGQKVRLESVQNAVDQAEAAAAVMVGGVEPYQPKPWFWSDQYDVKLQIAGFNLGYDDTVVRPGAREGSLSIWYFAGGEFIAVDAINDAKAYVTGKKLLELGRSVDKAVIADPSADLKLLLA from the coding sequence GTGACGGGCAGACTGGTCATCATCGGGGCAGGGCAGGCTGGTTTTGCCCTTGCGGCAAAGCTTCGGGCTCTGAAGGACACCAGACCGATCACCATCCTCGGAGCGGAAGACGTTCTGCCATACCAGCGTCCGCCGCTTTCCAAGAAATATCTGCTGGGCGAGATGAGTTTCGACCGGCTGCTCTACCGTCCTGAAGCCTGGTACGGCGAAAACGACGTCGAGGTTCGCCTGTCGACGCCCGTGGAGGAAATCGACCGCGCGAACAAGACCGTGCGCCTGTTCGATGGTTCCACACTGGCTTACGAGACGCTGGCAATCGCCACCGGTTCGACGCCCCGCCGCCTGCCGGCGTCGATCGGTGGCGATCTGGACGGCGTTTATACGGTTCGCGACAAGGCGGATGCCGACAGGCTGGCAGAGGAGATGAAACCCGGCCGACGCCTGCTGATCATCGGTGGTGGCTATATTGGCCTCGAGGCTGCCGCCGTCGCGCGTCACCTCGGACTGGAAGTGACCCTGATCGAGATGGCCGATCGTATTCTTGCGCGCGTTGCCGCCGCCGCGACCGCCGATGCCATGCGCGCGATCCATCAGGCCCGTGATGTCGTCATTCGAGAAAAGACTGGCCTCGTGCGCCTGATCGGGCGGGAGGGCCGGGTGACGGGAGCCGAGCTTTCGGATGGTTCTGTCATCGATGCCGACATCGTCATTGCAGGTATCGGTGTTACGCCGAACGACCGGCTTGCGACCGATGCCGGTATCGCGACTGCCAATGGCATTCTCGTCGACGCCTTCGCCCGGACCTCTGATCCCTCGGTTTTCGCCATGGGAGATTGCGCCGTCTTCGACTGGAAGGGTCAGAAGGTCCGGCTGGAATCGGTGCAGAACGCCGTCGATCAGGCGGAAGCCGCGGCAGCCGTGATGGTAGGTGGTGTCGAACCTTACCAGCCGAAGCCGTGGTTCTGGTCGGACCAGTATGACGTCAAGCTGCAGATCGCCGGCTTCAATCTCGGTTACGACGACACCGTCGTCAGGCCCGGCGCCCGCGAGGGCAGCCTTTCCATCTGGTACTTCGCTGGCGGAGAGTTCATTGCCGTCGACGCGATCAACGATGCGAAGGCCTATGTCACTGGCAAGAAACTGCTGGAGCTCGGGCGAAGCGTGGACAAGGCCGTGATTGCGGATCCCTCCGCGGATTTGAAGCTTCTTCTGGCCTGA
- a CDS encoding integrase, with product MASEDRETFDTGVEVPFYSVHYQYGSTSKLNEVRDTSLRTLFAKYGDILWLNGSHKYNVTNFIAELHDMLDCPSFSTFSDGMLDELIGKLRKRGNSNATINRKMAALSKLLRKALKMGDVYSLPEFKRQKEKAGRIRFLDKDEENALFNEMKAHSDLYYRFCIFLVDTGARLSEGLNLRWGDMNSTRVTFWVTKSGRSRSVPLTHRAFEAIGRSSKRQPGPFCEIDQQRFRIAWHQAKEAVGLGDDKDVVPHVLRHTCASRLVQGGIDIRRVQMWLGHQTLSMTMRYAHLASHDLDMCVPVLERAAAC from the coding sequence ATGGCATCGGAAGATAGGGAGACATTCGACACTGGCGTCGAAGTGCCTTTCTATTCCGTTCATTACCAGTACGGCTCCACGAGCAAGCTGAACGAAGTTCGTGACACTTCTCTCCGTACGCTGTTTGCGAAATATGGTGACATCCTCTGGCTCAATGGCAGCCACAAATACAACGTCACCAATTTCATCGCCGAACTCCACGATATGCTGGATTGCCCGAGCTTCTCGACGTTTTCGGACGGCATGCTCGATGAACTCATTGGAAAGTTGCGCAAACGCGGTAACAGCAACGCTACCATCAACAGAAAGATGGCGGCTTTAAGCAAACTACTGCGAAAGGCGTTAAAGATGGGAGACGTATACAGCTTACCTGAATTCAAACGTCAGAAGGAGAAAGCGGGACGAATCCGTTTTCTCGACAAGGATGAGGAAAACGCGCTCTTCAATGAAATGAAGGCTCATTCCGATCTCTACTACCGGTTCTGCATCTTCCTCGTCGATACGGGCGCTCGCCTGAGCGAGGGCCTGAACCTGCGCTGGGGCGACATGAACTCCACGCGGGTCACCTTCTGGGTCACGAAATCGGGCCGTAGCCGCTCGGTTCCCCTCACCCACCGGGCCTTCGAGGCCATCGGTCGTTCGAGCAAGCGCCAGCCCGGCCCATTCTGCGAAATCGACCAGCAACGTTTCCGCATCGCCTGGCACCAGGCAAAGGAAGCGGTTGGCCTCGGCGACGACAAGGATGTGGTTCCGCACGTGCTGCGTCATACCTGCGCATCGCGTCTGGTTCAGGGCGGGATCGATATCCGCCGTGTCCAGATGTGGCTCGGTCACCAGACCCTGTCGATGACCATGCGTTACGCGCATCTTGCCTCACATGACCTCGATATGTGCGTCCCCGTTCTGGAGCGCGCTGCTGCTTGCTGA
- a CDS encoding alpha/beta hydrolase, translating to MSDYSSGFVSHYIPVADGLKLYSRVYGAEHGGLPVVCLPGLSRNSRDFHQLALLLSSRSPTPLRVITIDSRGRGLSDKDEKKERYTIPTEAQDAIAVLDHFGLERALFIGTSRGGLILHILAATHPERLAGVVLNDIGPVIETEGLKQIQDYLGRERRPENFDDAAAILKETHGPSFPALSEADWRDMADAIYREIDGKLVADFDPAIAEQFRAADLSQAIPDLWAQFDLFRSLPLMAIRGENSRLLSKQTAEAMAERHPDMRLLTAPGQGHAPILHLGGIPAELHTFLTGVR from the coding sequence GTGAGCGATTATAGCAGCGGTTTCGTGAGTCACTACATCCCGGTTGCGGATGGACTGAAGCTTTATTCGCGGGTTTATGGCGCGGAGCATGGCGGTCTGCCGGTCGTTTGCCTGCCCGGCCTGTCGCGCAATTCCCGCGACTTCCATCAATTGGCGCTTCTGCTCTCGTCCCGATCCCCTACTCCTCTCCGGGTAATTACCATCGATTCGCGCGGACGTGGCCTTTCCGATAAGGACGAGAAGAAGGAGCGCTACACGATACCGACCGAAGCCCAGGACGCGATTGCGGTCCTCGATCACTTCGGATTGGAGCGCGCCCTCTTTATCGGCACCTCCCGCGGCGGGCTTATCCTGCATATATTAGCGGCTACCCATCCAGAACGGCTGGCGGGCGTGGTTCTCAACGATATCGGGCCTGTGATCGAGACCGAGGGGCTAAAGCAGATCCAGGATTATCTCGGCAGGGAGCGCCGACCCGAAAATTTCGACGATGCCGCAGCAATCCTCAAGGAAACGCACGGCCCAAGCTTTCCCGCCCTCTCCGAGGCGGACTGGCGCGACATGGCCGATGCAATCTACCGCGAAATCGATGGAAAGCTCGTGGCGGATTTTGATCCGGCAATCGCCGAACAGTTTCGCGCCGCGGATCTCAGTCAGGCCATCCCCGATCTATGGGCGCAATTCGACCTGTTTCGCTCTCTGCCGCTCATGGCTATACGAGGGGAAAACTCGCGATTGCTTTCAAAGCAAACCGCGGAAGCCATGGCTGAACGGCATCCGGACATGCGTCTGTTGACGGCTCCGGGTCAGGGGCACGCCCCCATCCTGCACCTCGGTGGCATTCCTGCAGAACTCCACACATTTCTCACCGGCGTTCGCTGA
- a CDS encoding lytic transglycosylase, producing MSSGMRRVGLSISIFGLGLAVLASNGFSVLAESIPTPSPKPAQQDVAAIIPPSSEVPSSEVTGAIPRTARVGAANPLLKSGLDALSNKKGADALAIRDRMPAGLDRHMLTWSIAMSGLPGIPSAEIAAAQNELKGWPGLAAFRANSERALYRENPRASDVLSAFGTTAPETAEGAIILARALVANGDAAAAAKVLRKVWREQALDTSLEDKVIAEFPTLLTPADHKARMDYLMYRSRISQAKRFSSLGQAQSLYNAWAAVLNRSAQAPALLKAVDAKWASDPAFLFARIENLRRQEKYEDAAKLLAQAPREASKLVNTTEWWNEQRIVARGLADLGKFKAAYQIVSRHSATETVDVVDAEFHAGFFALRGLQDGQTAANHFRKILQVSERPLSASRAWYWLGRASEVSRDGKAQEYFAKASRFPSTFYGQLASARATSGSLQFPYPQPSAEERQRFANREAVQAIARFEAAGHGWRGDSLYRALAQQLDSPGELALLTSKAEKAGNHQLSLQIGKTAYARGIDVPALAFPIGVIPANANIEGSGKALAYAIARQESAFNPAAVSPANARGLLQLLPTTAKGVATRHGLAYSQEKLTSDAGYNATLGAHYLGEQIDAFGGSYILTFIAYNAGPKRVPEWLDRYGDPRGRSIDEVVDWIERIPFPETRNYVQRVMENYQIYKSRLGQKTDIVHDLRYGR from the coding sequence ATGAGTAGCGGGATGAGACGGGTCGGACTTTCGATATCCATCTTCGGACTTGGGCTTGCCGTACTGGCCAGCAACGGTTTCTCCGTGCTTGCCGAATCCATACCCACGCCGTCTCCCAAACCAGCCCAGCAGGATGTGGCCGCCATCATCCCGCCCTCCTCCGAAGTGCCCTCCTCGGAAGTCACAGGCGCGATCCCGCGCACTGCACGGGTCGGCGCAGCAAATCCATTACTCAAGAGCGGTCTCGACGCGCTCTCCAACAAGAAGGGTGCCGATGCGCTCGCCATCCGCGACCGGATGCCGGCGGGTCTCGACCGGCATATGCTCACCTGGTCCATCGCCATGTCCGGCCTGCCCGGTATTCCCTCGGCTGAAATCGCAGCCGCGCAGAACGAGTTGAAGGGATGGCCGGGTCTTGCCGCATTCCGAGCCAATTCCGAGCGGGCTCTTTATCGCGAAAATCCGCGGGCCTCCGACGTTCTCTCCGCATTCGGCACCACCGCGCCCGAAACCGCGGAAGGCGCCATCATTCTTGCCCGCGCGCTTGTGGCGAACGGCGATGCTGCCGCGGCAGCCAAGGTGCTGCGCAAGGTTTGGCGGGAACAGGCGCTGGACACGTCTCTTGAGGACAAGGTCATCGCCGAGTTCCCGACGCTTCTGACGCCGGCGGACCACAAGGCCCGCATGGACTATCTGATGTACCGGAGCCGGATCAGCCAGGCGAAGCGCTTCTCGAGCCTCGGTCAGGCGCAATCGCTTTATAATGCGTGGGCTGCCGTGCTGAACCGTTCCGCGCAGGCGCCTGCCCTGCTGAAGGCGGTGGATGCCAAGTGGGCTTCCGACCCGGCGTTTCTGTTTGCGCGCATCGAGAACCTGAGGCGGCAGGAAAAATACGAAGACGCCGCCAAGCTGCTGGCGCAGGCGCCACGCGAAGCCTCGAAACTCGTCAACACCACGGAATGGTGGAACGAGCAACGGATCGTTGCGCGGGGGCTTGCCGATCTCGGCAAGTTCAAGGCTGCCTACCAGATCGTCTCCCGTCACTCCGCCACCGAAACGGTGGATGTGGTGGATGCGGAATTTCACGCCGGCTTCTTTGCGCTGCGCGGCCTGCAGGACGGGCAGACGGCGGCAAACCACTTCCGCAAGATCCTTCAGGTTTCCGAACGGCCGCTCTCGGCATCGCGCGCATGGTACTGGCTGGGCCGCGCGTCCGAAGTGAGCCGTGACGGCAAGGCGCAGGAATATTTCGCCAAAGCATCCCGCTTCCCGAGTACCTTCTACGGTCAGCTGGCCAGCGCTCGCGCGACGAGCGGCAGCCTGCAATTCCCCTATCCGCAGCCGAGCGCCGAAGAGCGGCAGCGTTTCGCCAATCGCGAGGCGGTGCAGGCCATTGCCCGTTTCGAAGCCGCGGGCCATGGCTGGCGGGGCGACAGTCTTTACCGGGCGCTTGCGCAACAGCTCGACAGCCCGGGCGAACTGGCACTTCTCACATCAAAGGCGGAAAAGGCCGGCAATCACCAGCTATCCCTGCAGATCGGCAAGACGGCCTATGCGCGGGGTATCGACGTGCCGGCGCTTGCCTTCCCGATTGGCGTCATTCCGGCCAATGCCAATATAGAAGGGTCGGGAAAGGCACTTGCCTATGCCATTGCCCGGCAGGAAAGCGCCTTCAATCCCGCGGCTGTCTCTCCCGCCAATGCGCGTGGCCTGCTTCAACTTCTGCCGACGACGGCAAAGGGTGTGGCGACGCGTCATGGTCTCGCCTATTCCCAGGAAAAGCTGACGAGCGATGCCGGCTACAACGCCACGCTCGGCGCGCATTATCTCGGCGAGCAGATCGACGCCTTCGGAGGCTCCTACATCCTGACCTTCATCGCCTATAATGCCGGTCCGAAGCGCGTGCCCGAGTGGCTCGACCGCTATGGCGATCCGCGCGGGCGCTCCATCGATGAGGTGGTCGACTGGATCGAACGCATCCCCTTTCCCGAGACACGCAATTACGTGCAGCGGGTGATGGAGAACTACCAGATCTACAAGAGCAGGCTTGGCCAGAAGACCGACATCGTTCACGATCTGCGCTATGGCCGCTGA
- a CDS encoding 4-hydroxy-tetrahydrodipicolinate synthase, with product MFQGSIPALVTPFTDTGAVDEAVFAAHVEWQIAEGSTGLVPVGTTGESPTLSHGEHKRVVELCVEVAAKRVPVIAGAGSNNTREAVELALHAESVGADALLVVTPYYNKPTQKGLFAHFSAIAETVKLPIFIYNIPGRSVIDMSPETMGALAKAHKNIVGVKDATGKLERVSDQRITCGPDFIQLSGEDGTALGFNAHGGVGCISVTANAAPKLCAEFQAATLAGDYKTALAYQDRLMPLHKAIFMEPGLCGVKYALSRLGRMSRNVRLPLLPTLEPATEAAIDAALVHAGLIN from the coding sequence ATGTTCCAGGGATCCATTCCCGCTCTCGTCACGCCGTTCACCGATACGGGCGCCGTGGACGAAGCCGTCTTTGCCGCTCATGTGGAATGGCAGATCGCCGAGGGAAGCACCGGCCTCGTGCCGGTCGGTACCACCGGTGAATCTCCGACCCTTTCCCATGGCGAGCACAAACGGGTCGTGGAACTCTGTGTCGAAGTGGCGGCCAAGCGCGTGCCCGTCATCGCCGGAGCGGGCTCCAACAACACCCGGGAAGCGGTCGAACTCGCCCTTCATGCCGAAAGCGTCGGTGCGGATGCCCTGCTGGTTGTCACTCCTTATTATAACAAGCCGACACAGAAAGGCCTGTTTGCCCATTTCTCGGCTATTGCCGAAACGGTGAAGTTGCCGATCTTCATCTACAACATTCCCGGCCGTTCGGTGATCGACATGTCGCCCGAGACCATGGGCGCGCTGGCGAAGGCTCACAAGAACATCGTTGGCGTCAAGGATGCGACGGGCAAGCTCGAACGCGTTTCCGACCAGCGCATCACCTGCGGCCCTGATTTCATCCAGCTTTCCGGTGAGGATGGTACGGCGCTCGGCTTTAACGCCCATGGCGGCGTCGGCTGTATTTCGGTCACGGCGAATGCTGCGCCGAAGCTCTGTGCGGAATTCCAGGCAGCAACGCTTGCCGGCGATTACAAGACGGCGCTCGCCTATCAGGATCGCCTGATGCCGCTGCACAAGGCAATCTTCATGGAGCCTGGTCTCTGTGGCGTCAAATATGCGCTGTCCAGGCTTGGCCGGATGAGCCGCAATGTGCGCCTGCCGCTCCTGCCGACGCTGGAACCGGCGACCGAAGCCGCCATCGACGCGGCGCTGGTACATGCCGGCCTGATCAACTGA
- a CDS encoding SsrA-binding protein: MAPRGSQRVVNKVVAENRKARFNYEILDTYEAGLVLTGTEVKSLREGKANIAESYASDEGDEIWLINSYLPEYLQANRFNHETRRRRKLLLNKREINRMRAAINREGMTLVPLKIYFNEKGRAKMELALAKGKKLHDKRETSKERDWNRQKSRLLKTGG; this comes from the coding sequence ATGGCACCCCGAGGCAGCCAACGCGTCGTCAACAAGGTCGTTGCGGAAAACCGCAAGGCCCGCTTCAACTACGAGATCCTCGATACCTACGAGGCCGGTCTTGTGCTGACCGGCACCGAGGTCAAGTCGTTGCGTGAAGGCAAGGCGAATATCGCGGAATCCTACGCCTCGGATGAAGGGGACGAGATCTGGCTGATCAACTCCTATCTGCCGGAATACCTGCAGGCCAACCGCTTCAATCATGAGACCCGCCGCCGCCGCAAGCTGCTGTTGAACAAGCGCGAGATCAACCGCATGCGCGCCGCCATCAATCGCGAAGGCATGACGCTCGTGCCGCTGAAGATCTACTTCAACGAAAAGGGCAGGGCGAAGATGGAACTGGCGCTCGCCAAGGGCAAGAAGCTGCACGACAAGCGCGAGACGTCGAAGGAACGGGACTGGAACCGCCAGAAGTCGCGTCTTCTCAAGACCGGCGGCTGA